A single Ctenopharyngodon idella isolate HZGC_01 chromosome 22, HZGC01, whole genome shotgun sequence DNA region contains:
- the copz1 gene encoding coatomer subunit zeta-1 isoform X2 — translation MDTLILEPSLYTVKAVLIMDNDGERLYAKYYDDTYPTVKEQKAFEKNIFNKTHRTDSEIALLEGLTVVYKSNIDLYFYVIGSSHENELMLMSVLNCLFDSLSQMLRKNVEKRALLENMEGLFLAVDEIVDGGVILESDPQQVVHRVALRGDDVPLTEQTVTQVLQSAKEQIKWSLLR, via the exons ATGGATACGCTAATACTG GAGCCCTCTCTCTACACTGTAAAAGCTGTTCTGATCATGGACAATGACGGAGAGAGACTTTATGCTAAG tATTATGATGACACATACCCCACAGTGAAAGAGCAGAAAGCCTTTGAGAAGAACATCTTCAACAAGACACACAGGACAGACA GTGAAATAGCATTGCTGGAGGGTCTAACGGTTGTGTACAAGAGCAATATTGATTTGTATTTCTACGTAATCGGCAGCTCCCATGAAAATGAG CTGATGCTTATGTCAGTGTTGAATTGTCTCTTTGATTCCTTGAGCCAAATGTTGAG GAAAAATGTAGAAAAGAGAGCCCTGCTTGAAAATATGGAGGGTCTTTTCCTGGCCGTTGATGAGATTGTTGATGGAGG TGTGATCCTGGAGAGCGACCCACAGCAGGTGGTTCACCGTGTTGCTTTGAGG GGTGATGACGTGCCTCTTACGGAACAGACAGTCACTCAG GTGCTGCAGTCAGCTAAGGAACAGATCAAATGGTCTCTACTCCGATAG
- the copz1 gene encoding coatomer subunit zeta-1 isoform X1, with protein sequence MDTLILEPSLYTVKAVLIMDNDGERLYAKYYDDTYPTVKEQKAFEKNIFNKTHRTDSEIALLEGLTVVYKSNIDLYFYVIGSSHENELMLMSVLNCLFDSLSQMLRKNVEKRALLENMEGLFLAVDEIVDGGVILESDPQQVVHRVALREASKTAVLKSSASPSLISFQGDDVPLTEQTVTQVLQSAKEQIKWSLLR encoded by the exons ATGGATACGCTAATACTG GAGCCCTCTCTCTACACTGTAAAAGCTGTTCTGATCATGGACAATGACGGAGAGAGACTTTATGCTAAG tATTATGATGACACATACCCCACAGTGAAAGAGCAGAAAGCCTTTGAGAAGAACATCTTCAACAAGACACACAGGACAGACA GTGAAATAGCATTGCTGGAGGGTCTAACGGTTGTGTACAAGAGCAATATTGATTTGTATTTCTACGTAATCGGCAGCTCCCATGAAAATGAG CTGATGCTTATGTCAGTGTTGAATTGTCTCTTTGATTCCTTGAGCCAAATGTTGAG GAAAAATGTAGAAAAGAGAGCCCTGCTTGAAAATATGGAGGGTCTTTTCCTGGCCGTTGATGAGATTGTTGATGGAGG TGTGATCCTGGAGAGCGACCCACAGCAGGTGGTTCACCGTGTTGCTTTGAGG GAAGCAAGCAAGACAGCAGTCCTAAAGTCATCAGCATCTCCCTCTCTCATCTCGTTCCAGGGTGATGACGTGCCTCTTACGGAACAGACAGTCACTCAG GTGCTGCAGTCAGCTAAGGAACAGATCAAATGGTCTCTACTCCGATAG